In Bythopirellula goksoeyrii, a single window of DNA contains:
- a CDS encoding GNAT family N-acetyltransferase: protein MSQIEIYRCPLAESQEALRCLHHGISADQQDALVATLEQLRRQDAIALENLIIAKEQDQILAATWVQPAPGNTAILWPPDFTSPAASELMRFVDGILNEWQVPLAQMVIGSSAEVDIEALALADFHRLVELDYLSLEQPQADPKWPASTLHFEPDAAKHPTRLHDVILQSYEETLDCPQLNDLRDPEDVVASYRAQGEYKGENWFLVQSDRTDIGVLILADHNDGKVLELVYMGVAPRVRGRAFGEHILHHAIRCAANTQAERLVLAVDTQNNPAQAMYRRAGFTAWDRRTVYARVAD from the coding sequence ATGAGTCAGATTGAAATCTACCGTTGTCCACTTGCCGAGAGTCAGGAAGCTCTGCGTTGCCTTCACCATGGAATTTCTGCGGATCAACAAGATGCCCTGGTTGCCACTCTCGAGCAACTGCGCAGGCAAGATGCGATCGCATTGGAGAATTTGATCATTGCGAAGGAGCAAGACCAAATACTCGCAGCCACCTGGGTGCAACCAGCACCTGGCAACACGGCAATCCTTTGGCCTCCTGATTTCACTTCGCCTGCAGCCTCGGAATTGATGCGATTCGTGGATGGCATCCTCAACGAATGGCAAGTTCCTCTAGCACAGATGGTCATCGGTTCGTCGGCAGAGGTAGATATCGAAGCACTTGCCCTGGCCGACTTCCACCGACTGGTAGAACTAGACTACCTCTCCCTGGAGCAGCCTCAAGCTGATCCTAAGTGGCCTGCAAGCACTTTGCACTTCGAACCAGATGCTGCAAAACATCCAACACGTTTGCATGACGTTATTCTGCAAAGTTACGAGGAGACGCTCGATTGCCCACAACTCAACGACTTGCGAGATCCCGAAGACGTGGTTGCCAGCTATCGGGCACAGGGGGAGTACAAAGGCGAAAACTGGTTCCTGGTTCAGTCAGATCGCACGGACATTGGCGTACTAATTCTTGCAGACCACAATGACGGCAAGGTACTCGAGCTAGTTTATATGGGAGTCGCCCCTAGGGTGCGCGGCCGAGCTTTTGGTGAGCATATCCTTCATCATGCCATCCGCTGCGCGGCTAACACTCAAGCAGAACGCTTGGTATTGGCCGTCGACACGCAGAACAACCCCGCACAGGCAATGTACCGCCGCGCTGGTTTCACGGCATGGGATCGCCGCACTGTCTATGCCAGAGTCGCAGATTAG
- a CDS encoding PSD1 and planctomycete cytochrome C domain-containing protein, which yields MISHHKVSSALTLAIALTGIFLHVAWARSKETQSSIEFSHDVKPILARRCFACHGPETAESGLALHEAQAAFGEIDSGLQAIVPGDADASELFRRISSNDDSERMPPEGKPLSLEEVAAIRQWIDEGANWEKHWAFVPISQPTPPEVTQIGWVRNDIDRFILRRLESAGLQPAQPASKRVLARRIYYDLIGLPPTPKQLAKFLADSRPDAYERLVDELLTSPHYGERWARHWLDVVRYAESNSFERDNPKPNAWKYRDYVIKSLNDDKPYDQFVLEQLAGDELPNVTDETMTATGYYRLGLWDDEPADPVQALADEMDDIVSTTGQAFLGLTVGCARCHDHKIDPFPQADYYGLMAFMADVTTYGTRADQQTNNQWSVAPPKIRKQRDTLRESKRKLEDSKIQLEERAIQRMSGAIQQLTESEKREEVLREHLRTHFKGQEEQDYNRTIAKIEALAKKLEKLGPDNAVLALARTDPSPPVMRIHQRGNPHVLGNVVVPHFPEIFGGYEPKIPTSNDQSGSAGRRRILANWIISPDNPLTSRVVANRVWQHHFSRGIVRSPNNFGQLGIPPTHPELLDYLATYLIDHNWQLKPLHRLILTSNTYRMSSKADPESLAADPENNLFWRFDMRRLSAEEIRDSVLSVSGKLNDSLHGPSVYPQLSQEVLATQSQPGLNWGESNAQERSRRSIYVHVKRSLLLPLLTAFDLPDPDSSCEARFNTTQPAQAFALLHSEFLHESAGDLALRVQSEAGTESKRQVAHAVELVLGREATIEEIQDGIELINLIQNEHKQDANEALRYYCLTLLNLNEFIYLD from the coding sequence ATGATTTCTCATCACAAAGTCTCGTCTGCGCTCACTCTGGCCATTGCCTTGACCGGGATTTTTCTCCATGTCGCCTGGGCACGATCTAAGGAGACTCAAAGCTCAATAGAGTTTTCCCACGATGTAAAACCGATCCTTGCACGTAGGTGTTTCGCCTGCCACGGACCGGAAACTGCCGAGTCAGGTCTCGCGCTGCACGAAGCTCAAGCGGCATTTGGTGAAATCGATTCAGGATTGCAGGCGATTGTTCCAGGCGACGCAGATGCGAGCGAACTTTTCCGGCGTATTTCGTCGAACGACGATTCAGAACGGATGCCACCCGAGGGAAAACCTCTTTCGTTGGAGGAAGTCGCTGCGATTCGCCAATGGATTGATGAGGGCGCGAATTGGGAAAAACATTGGGCTTTCGTGCCGATCTCTCAGCCGACTCCTCCGGAAGTGACGCAGATTGGCTGGGTCCGCAATGACATTGATCGCTTCATTCTTCGGAGGCTGGAATCTGCCGGACTACAACCTGCGCAGCCAGCTTCGAAGCGAGTCCTTGCCAGACGAATCTACTACGATCTCATCGGCCTGCCGCCGACTCCCAAACAACTCGCCAAGTTTCTCGCCGACTCTCGACCGGATGCATATGAACGACTGGTGGATGAGCTGCTTACCTCGCCTCACTATGGCGAGCGGTGGGCTCGTCATTGGCTCGACGTAGTCCGCTATGCCGAGTCAAACAGCTTCGAACGCGACAATCCCAAGCCAAACGCTTGGAAATATCGCGACTACGTCATTAAGTCTCTTAATGACGACAAACCTTATGACCAATTTGTCCTCGAACAACTCGCTGGCGATGAGCTACCAAATGTCACCGATGAAACGATGACTGCCACGGGATACTATCGACTCGGCCTCTGGGATGATGAACCGGCCGATCCCGTACAGGCATTAGCCGACGAGATGGACGACATCGTTTCAACTACCGGGCAAGCTTTCCTAGGTCTGACGGTCGGCTGTGCTCGTTGCCACGACCACAAAATCGATCCTTTTCCGCAGGCAGACTATTATGGCTTAATGGCTTTCATGGCGGACGTAACCACTTATGGTACTCGAGCTGATCAACAGACGAATAATCAATGGAGCGTCGCACCGCCAAAGATACGCAAACAGCGAGATACTCTCAGAGAAAGCAAGCGAAAGCTAGAAGACTCCAAAATCCAATTGGAGGAACGAGCAATCCAACGGATGTCGGGGGCGATCCAGCAATTAACTGAATCAGAGAAACGAGAAGAAGTACTTCGCGAACATTTAAGAACCCACTTTAAAGGGCAAGAAGAGCAAGATTACAATAGGACCATCGCTAAAATTGAAGCATTGGCGAAGAAGCTGGAAAAGCTTGGACCCGATAACGCCGTCCTTGCCCTGGCTCGCACGGACCCTTCACCTCCAGTGATGCGTATTCACCAACGAGGTAATCCGCATGTGCTGGGTAATGTCGTTGTGCCACATTTCCCCGAAATCTTTGGTGGCTATGAGCCCAAGATCCCAACATCCAATGACCAGTCCGGCTCGGCAGGACGCCGCAGAATACTCGCCAACTGGATCATCTCGCCAGATAACCCACTCACTAGCCGGGTTGTTGCCAATCGCGTGTGGCAACATCACTTTAGTCGAGGCATCGTTCGATCGCCAAACAACTTTGGCCAACTCGGGATTCCACCTACCCATCCCGAATTACTGGATTACTTGGCGACTTATTTGATAGATCACAATTGGCAACTTAAGCCGCTGCATCGTTTGATTCTCACTTCGAATACCTACCGCATGTCGTCTAAGGCAGACCCTGAGTCTCTTGCTGCAGATCCTGAAAACAATCTCTTCTGGAGGTTTGATATGCGACGGTTGAGTGCCGAGGAAATCCGCGATTCGGTGTTGTCCGTCAGTGGTAAACTGAACGACTCACTTCATGGACCGAGTGTTTATCCGCAACTTTCTCAAGAAGTTCTGGCGACCCAATCACAACCTGGCTTGAATTGGGGCGAGTCGAATGCTCAGGAGCGATCGCGGCGAAGTATTTATGTTCATGTCAAACGTTCGCTTCTATTGCCCCTCTTGACCGCGTTTGACCTACCTGATCCCGACTCCAGTTGTGAAGCGCGCTTCAATACCACGCAACCAGCCCAGGCATTCGCATTGCTCCATAGTGAGTTTCTGCATGAATCGGCGGGCGACTTAGCCCTTCGAGTTCAGAGCGAAGCGGGCACGGAATCAAAGAGGCAGGTGGCTCACGCGGTCGAATTGGTACTTGGCCGCGAGGCAACTATCGAGGAGATTCAAGACGGCATAGAACTGATTAACCTGATACAAAACGAACATAAACAGGATGCCAACGAAGCACTCCGCTACTATTGCCTCACACTACTGAACCTCAACGAATTTATCTACCTTGACTAG